One Pichia kudriavzevii chromosome 3, complete sequence genomic window carries:
- a CDS encoding uncharacterized protein (PKUD0C05440; similar to Saccharomyces cerevisiae YMR149W (SWP1); ancestral locus Anc_2.375), whose product MRLTTIIHSAFALIATLLSCFCCTCHAIAIGKGLIRIDDQNFSIRETGVPLNLTDTRLSIAFTILRDGDSSEFVNPKQVMVSLSSPNIGSEFYLHPHLIEGKIYESNILVSDISSFLLSAEEIKVTVITGDPDTTYNDIISLGSIRPSAKLRQNKHVEYPDRFQAKPEIHHIFREPPKSLPTFVTLQFSLLLFTLLAVLFFSWRYFNAVNFENLGKLSPFTFAFLATIALFEYYFYDYYLGASIFTTLYRVAITGIVALFFGSKALNNLYSLRMEDNRKTV is encoded by the coding sequence ATGAGGTTAACAACTATAATTCACAGTGCCTTTGCTTTGATAGCCACACTATTATCGTGTTTTTGTTGCACATGCCATGCCATTGCTATTGGCAAAGGTCTCATTAGAATTGATGACCAGAATTTCAGTATCAGAGAGACCGGCGTGCCATTGAACCTTACAGACACCAGACTATCCATTGCATTTACAATTTTGAGAGATGGTGATTCTTCTGAGTTTGTAAACCCAAAACAAGTGATGGTGTCCCTGTCCAGCCCAAACATAGGGTCCGAATTCTATCTACATCCACATCTAATTGAGGGCAAGATCTACGAATCCAACATCTTGGTCAGCGATATCtcttcatttcttctttctgcagaagaaatcaaggtCACTGTAATTACGGGGGACCCAGATACTACTTACAACGATATTATCAGCTTGGGAAGCATTAGACCATCTGCGAAGCTTAGACAGAACAAACATGTTGAATACCCAGATAGATTCCAGGCTAAACCTGAAATCCATCATATTTTCAGAGAGCCTCCAAAGAGTTTGCCAACTTTTGTCACTTTACAGTTCTCCCTTCTTTTATTCACCCTATTGGCAgtattatttttctcatGGAGGTATTTTAATGCGGtcaactttgaaaatttggGTAAGTTGTCACCGTTCACATTTGCTTTTTTGGCTACAATAGCGCTTTTTGAATACTATTTCTATGATTATTATCTTGGAGCATCTATATTCACGACTCTGTACAGGGTCGCAATTACAGGAATAGTTGCACTGTTTTTTGGATCAAAAGCATTGAATAACCTGTATTCCTTGAGAATGGAGGATAACCGTAAAACTGTTTAA
- a CDS encoding uncharacterized protein (PKUD0C05430): protein MPSPPIVPIAFSPARDTGNSSSPSNLSSESSTPSRSRISSRVFSGSVRGSRTPSLIIPVVSTSGTAEELEKDNDLVDIDVNLNDAETIQETDSQPGFFNEPSSPKLPARPPATPKRPNANDFKPESPEEYGMERVEGLEFSPASIHTSKTRHSARHDDGNDMGETLDSVLGKHSDSEPISVQNEKYLIANRENQIKHVVALLQKANLVVPDGVYFQKLRSSNSYIEVESELQAGSYDTGDFPTLFTLLLNSLRVAETAFSHASKLNPQTEKKLDTTIAGLPFLVNSSSEQKARFKSDISSIYSVLETIGELSIDEYVDINTNSVATVNLNALVAAFVFRFASKNILPQALVLALLLDTFIVKVSEESKEFSFLLLRAVEESDPSFFLYEKNPLGYVNSLIQSNEFWLNLVEQLFTNDKVSNVHPLGLTITLRNIVIHGTNSLVEVIVGLKNQLEIFGGDISKVDGPPLPVHCNILRYHREYTILNDSAASQLTSHTLEKLSAKHDELESILSRKKHAYDELLNNYKQLNEEKMSVSSKINKHKVENEKLAALKRQLAAQVEQALGQFDVIKQTMEKNRRVQELNETMVKEIDRLKKENKKLKS from the coding sequence ATGCCAAGTCCTCCAATTGTGCCCATAGCTTTCAGTCCAGCTCGAGATACAGGCAACTCCAGCAGCCCATCGAATCTGTCCTCCGAGTCGTCTACGCCAAGTCGTTCACGGATCTCAAGTCGGGTTTTCAGTGGAAGCGTGAGAGGTTCCAGGACCCCGTCGTTGATTATCCCGGTGGTCTCTACATCGGGAACTGCAGAGGAGCTCGAGAAGGACAACGATTTAGTTGACATTGATGTGAATCTAAACGACGCAGAAACAATCCAAGAGACCGACTCGCAACCAGGGTTCTTCAATGAACCATCTTCTCCAAAACTACCTGCTCGGCCGCCAGCTACCCCAAAGAGGCCGAACGCCAATGATTTCAAACCGGAGTCGCCTGAGGAATACGGTATGGAGAGAGTAGAGGGGCTGGAGTTTTCCCCGGCTTCAATTCATACTTCCAAGACACGGCATAGTGCACGCCATGATGATGGAAACGATATGGGTGAAACGCTCGATTCTGTTTTGGGTAAGCACTCCGATTCTGAACCTATCAGTGTTcaaaatgagaaatatTTGATTGCAAATAGAGAgaatcaaatcaaacatgTTGTTGCACTGTTACAAAAAGCCAACCTCGTGGTTCCAGATGGCGTTTATTTCCAGAAACTGCGCTCATCAAACTCCTACATTGAAGTTGAGAGTGAACTACAAGCAGGTTCTTACGATACAGGAGACTTCCCGACACTTTTCACACTACTATTGAACTCACTACGAGTTGCTGAAACTGCCTTCTCACATGCTTCGAAGCTCAACCCACAAACGGAAAAGAAGCTAGATACAACAATTGCCGGATTGCCATTTTTGGTAAACTCTTCGTCCGAGCAAAAGGCTAGATTCAAATCAGATATCTCGAGCATCTACTCTGTACTTGAGACTATTGGTGAGCTCAGTATAGATGAATACGTAGATATAAACACCAATTCGGTGGCTACAGTGAATCTAAATGCTTTGGTTGCTGCATTTGTGTTTAGGTTTGCATCTAAGAATATACTACCCCAGGCATTGGTTCTTGCACTGTTGCTAGATACATTCATCGTTAAGGTATCTGAAGAATCTAAagaattttcatttttactCTTGCGTGCAGTTGAAGAATCGGACCCGTCGTTCTTCTTATACGAGAAGAACCCGTTGGGATATGTTAATTCTTTAATCCAGTCGAACGAGTTTTGGTTGAATTTGGTTGAACAACTATTTACAAATGATAAGGTCTCTAATGTGCATCCATTGGGGTTAACCATAACCCTTCGTAATATTGTTATACATGGAACGAATTCACTTGTTGAAGTGATTGTTGGTTTAAAGAATCAGCTCGAAATATTTGGTGGTGATATTAGTAAAGTTGATGGTCCACCTCTTCCTGTGCATTGTAATATACTACGGTATCACAGGGAGTATACTATTCTCAATGATTCTGCAGCGTCCCAATTGACTAGTCATACTTTAGAGAAACTATCCGCAAAACACGACGAATTGGAGTCAATTTTATCGAGGAAGAAACACGCGTATGATGAACTGTTAAATAACTATAAACAGTTGAATGAGGAAAAGATGTCAGTATCTTCCAAAATTAACAAGCATAAAGtggaaaacgaaaaattGGCGGCACTCAAACGCCAATTGGCTGCCCAGGTAGAACAGGCGTTAGGCCAATTTGACGTGATAAAGCAAACGATGGAGAAGAATCGCCGTGTTCAAGAACTCAATGAGACAATGGTAAAGGAGATCGATCGCctgaagaaggaaaacaagaaactgaaaagttGA
- a CDS encoding uncharacterized protein (PKUD0C05450; similar to Saccharomyces cerevisiae YMR150C (IMP1); ancestral locus Anc_2.374), translating to MSSIIKDLTRIASLSIRSIAALHLFTSSCYEISQTEGASMLPTLQVHNDFCVVDKHYKNGNDIQMGDLIVARKPTQPDSWVCKRITGMPGDVVLLDPSRDNIERLRTNYMDATKKNSAHNIDCTNGDRITDGKGKNEALQGSKLEEFNSRFKELKVEKGWDRDPYDMYIIVPDGHVWVTGDNLSDSVDSRTYSVIPMGLIAGKIIIGMYLPNLMRFKGNYYRWLENTFTDC from the coding sequence ATGAGTTCGATAATAAAGGACTTGACTCGGATAGCATCGCTATCTATTAGGTCGATAGCGGCATTACATCTGTTTACGTCTTCATGCTACGAAATTTCGCAAACTGAGGGAGCAAGCATGCTACCGACACTCCAAGTGCACAATGATTTTTGTGTGGTTGATAAGCATTACAAGAATGGCAACGATATACAGATGGGTGACTTGATAGTAGCACGGAAACCAACACAGCCAGATAGTTGGGTATGTAAACGAATTACGGGAATGCCGGGAGACGTTGTCTTACTTGATCCGAGTCGAGATAACATTGAAAGATTGCGAACAAACTATATGGATGCtacgaaaaaaaacagtGCTCACAATATAGACTGCACAAATGGTGACAGAATCACTGATGGCAAGGGGAAGAATGAGGCTCTACAAGGTTCTAAGCTAGAAGAATTCAATTCTCGATTTAAGGAACtcaaagttgaaaaaggaTGGGATCGTGATCCTTATGATATGTATATTATTGTGCCTGATGGACATGTTTGGGTAACTGGTGATAACTTGAGTGATTCTGTTGATAGTCGAACGTATAGTGTTATACCGATGGGGTTGATTGCAGGGAAGATTATAATTGGTATGTATCTCCCTAATTTAATGAGATTTAAAGGTAATTATTATAGATGGTTAGAGAATACATTTACTGATTGCTaa